One window of the Daphnia pulex isolate KAP4 chromosome 8, ASM2113471v1 genome contains the following:
- the LOC124199815 gene encoding protein D7-like, with protein MIHLKNLTERVGCPFDPVHVVERRKLQHHLVKCIRNLPKNHDFVQCQYWHLHYVRRSELNDHLESCEHKLAKEANKKTWEGDKQTKFFQPKLKYNEILPSTELSESWDDATLTAPSFSSEIMSAKANYMTVPQGLSKAKRKEYRENERERLREREEKERVFVAKGEKIQQVQKETIIPVPPRKPTENPVRRLSRIAANFQVPKEHVEESKGLPSPARSSRNGSAGSTPAIGRGRGLLGWSHISEPDRTFRFSPEEFPNL; from the exons ATGATTCACTTGAAAAACCTTACTGAACGTGTTGGGTGCCCTTTTGACCCTGTGCACGTGGTTGAAAGACG gAAATTACAACATCATTTGGTCAAGTGTATTAGA AATCTTCCAAAAAACCATGATTTTGTTCAATGCCAATATTGGCACCTGCACTATGTTAGAAGGAGTGAATTGAATGATCACCTAGAATCTTGTGAGCACAAGTTAGCTAAAGAGGCTAATAAGAAAACGTGGGAGG gggacaaacaaacaaagttttttcaaccaaaactGAAGTATAATGAAATCCTACCATCTACTGAGTTATCAGAGAGCTGGGATGATGCAACATTGACTGCTCCTAGCTTCTCGTCTGAAATAATGAGTGCTAAGGCCAACTACATGAC TGTTCCTCAAGGGTTATCCAAAGCCAAGCGTAAGGAATACCGCGAAAACGAACGAGAACGCTTGCGGGAGAGGGA agaaaaggaaagagtaTTTGTGGctaaaggagagaaaatccAGCAAGTACAAAAGGAAACGATTATTCCAGTACCACCTCGAAAACCAACTG AGAATCCAGTAAGACGCCTAAGTCGAATTGCAGCAAACTTTCAGGTGCCAAAAGAGCATGTTGAAGAATCAAAAGGACTTCCTTCGCCTGCTAGATCTTCACGTAACGGTAGTGCTGGAAGTACTCCTGCAATCGGAAGAGGCAGAGGACTTTTGG GTTGGAGCCATATTTCTGAACCAGACCGAACATTTCGCTTCTCCCCGGAAGAATTTCCTAATTTATAA